The following proteins are co-located in the Caloranaerobacter sp. TR13 genome:
- a CDS encoding TetR/AcrR family transcriptional regulator: protein MPKQTFFNLPEDKKKKIIDAARKEFSRVPIYEASISNIIKNANIPRGSFYQYFENKEDIFFLVIKDFRDMNERKFKKFLVDTNGDLIEAFILLYEQLLHFLTNEEDKNFFKNAFLNMNHRIEQNIAPWLRKENKRKHLDELVKLIDLSKLNIKELDDVWIIFRILTKLTMGNIVESFAKKLSFDESMQLYKKQIKLIKNGIYKK, encoded by the coding sequence ATGCCTAAACAAACTTTTTTTAACTTACCAGAAGATAAAAAGAAAAAAATAATTGATGCAGCCCGAAAAGAGTTTTCCAGAGTCCCTATCTATGAAGCATCTATTTCAAATATTATTAAGAATGCTAATATACCTAGAGGTAGCTTTTATCAATATTTCGAAAACAAAGAAGATATTTTCTTTTTAGTCATAAAAGACTTTAGAGACATGAACGAACGTAAATTTAAGAAATTTCTAGTGGATACCAATGGTGATTTAATAGAAGCCTTCATACTTCTATATGAACAATTACTACACTTCTTAACGAATGAAGAAGACAAAAACTTTTTTAAAAATGCTTTTTTAAATATGAATCACAGGATAGAGCAGAATATAGCTCCATGGTTAAGAAAAGAAAACAAAAGAAAACATTTAGATGAACTAGTAAAATTAATAGATCTTTCAAAATTAAACATTAAAGAGCTAGATGATGTTTGGATTATCTTCAGAATACTTACAAAACTTACCATGGGCAATATTGTTGAGAGTTTTGCAAAAAAATTATCTTTTGATGAGTCAATGCAATTGTATAAAAAGCAGATAAAACTGATAAAAAATGGAATTTATAAAAAATAA